From one Coffea eugenioides isolate CCC68of chromosome 11, Ceug_1.0, whole genome shotgun sequence genomic stretch:
- the LOC113752624 gene encoding cytochrome P450 CYP749A22-like, which yields MVLVWKMLLGFASFLLAYFLLILVRFLKKVWLNPICIQSFMRSQGIKGPSYELLHGNTKEIINMRRYATSRAMEDMSHDIFPRILPDVYSWVNIYGATYLNWYGPQPQLVVTEPELVKEILNNKNGDYPKIDLEGYAKKLLGDGLSASKGEKWARMRKLANQVFHAESLKNTLPAMITSTEIMLERWKENEGKEVEVFEEFRLLTSEVISKTAFGSSYLEGKNIFEMLMKLTLIVSRNARNNRFPGISHLFKSSDEIESEKLEQGIKNCIERIIQKREQENCNENESSKGDFLEKLLEANEGSSKWISIDDMVDECKTVYFAGHETTTSLLTWSILLLAVHKEWQETAREEVIEIFGQMKPNADAIPRLKTINMILEECLRLYPPVPAIMRKVHKKVKLGRLTLPAHTELLISPLALHHEPKIWGEDVHHFKPERFAGGVIKATNNNPVAFLPFGFGPRTCVGLNFAMAEAKIALSMILQHYKFSLSPNYVHSPVQVFMVRPHHGVKIILSRV from the exons ATGGTATTGGTTTGGAAAATGCTTTTGGGCTTTGCTAGCTTTCTACTTGCATATTTCCTGCTCATCCTGGTTAGGTTCCTCAAAAAAGTATGGTTGAATCCAATATGCATACAGTCCTTTATGAGGTCTCAAGGAATCAAAGGTCCTTCTTACGAGCTCCTTCATGGCAATACCAAAGAAATCATCAACATGAGAAGATATGCTACAAGCAGGGCCATGGAGGATATGTCACACGACATATTTCCTAGAATCCTGCCTGATGTATATTCATGGGTGAACATATATG GGGCAACTTACCTCAATTGGTATGGTCCTCAGCCTCAGCTGGTTGTCACTGAACCAGAGCTAGTCAAAGAgatattaaacaataaaaatggtGATTATCCAAAAATCGACCTTGAAGGCTATGCCAAAAAGCTTTTAGGAGATGGTCTTTCGGCatcaaaaggtgaaaagtgGGCAAGGATGAGGAAACTAGCCAATCAAGTTTTCCACGCAGAGAGCCTGAAA AATACGTTGCCTGCAATGATCACAAGTACTGAAATTATGTTGGAAAGGTGGAAGGAGAATGAAGGAAAAGAGGTTGAGGTGTTTGAAGAGTTCAGGTTATTAACATCAGAAGTTATTTCCAAGACAGCCTTTGGGAGCAGTTACTTGGAAGGAAAGAACATATTTGAGATGTTGATGAAACTGACCCTGATAGTCTCCAGAAATGCCCGTAACAATAGATTTCCTGGCATCAG CCACCTTTTCAAAAGCAGTGATGAAATAGAGTCAGAAAAACTTGAGCAAGGAATTAAAAACTGCATAGAACGTATTATACAGAAGAGGGAGCAGGAGAATTGTAATGAAAACGAAAGCTCCAAAGGTGATTTTCTTGAGAAACTCCTAGAGGCTAATGAAGGAAGTAGCAAATGGATTTCGATAGATGATATGGTTGATGAATGCAAGACTGTGTATTTTGCTGGACATGAAACAACAACTTCTTTGCTTACTTGGAGCATTCTTCTTCTAGCTGTTCATAAAGAGTGGCAAGAGACAGCAAGGGAAGAAGTGATTGAAATTTTTGGCCAAATGAAGCCCAATGCAGATGCTATCCCTAGACTGAAAACT ATTAACATGATCCTTGAAGAGTGCTTGAGACTTTATCCGCCAGTGCCTGCAATCATGAGAAAAGTTCACAAAAAAGTTAAGCTGGGGAGGCTAACGCTCCCGGCACATACTGAACTGTTGATTTCACCTCTTGCACTTCACCATGAACCTAAGATATGGGGAGAAGATGTTCACCATTTTAAGCCTGAAAGATTTGCAGGAGGTGTAATTAAGGCTACTAACAATAATCCAGTAGCATTTCTGCCGTTTGGCTTTGGGCCACGAACTTGTGTAGGCTTGAATTTTGCAATGGCCGAAGCAAAGATTGCCCTTTCAATGATTCTGCAGCATTACAAGTTCAGTCTTTCGCCAAATTACGTTCACTCTCCAGTTCAAGTTTTCATGGTTCGACCACACCATGGAGTTAAGATCATTCTCAGTAGAGTTTGA
- the LOC113752626 gene encoding F-box protein At4g00755-like gives MSTVTRAIEISNIVEPVESRTNEPIEWACLKRDHKVYAFLAQGIASFPRKECLSEALGASSTDNYPDESIQNTPEPSDRIGQRPSYWSSKGEIDSAVPETLTYKLMAKLCVITEIHIQPFQVYFQFGSPIYPAKAVRFLMGDLYCWFGASIRDWEHMILNTLPGARWIMVNDYDYDGDGEDDDLDDQYN, from the exons ATGTCCACTGTTACTCGTGCTATTGAAATTAGTAACATTGTAGAACCTGTGGAATCCAGGACCaatgagcctattgaatgggcATGTCTGAAACGGGACCATAAAGTATATGCATTTTTGGCTCAAGGTATTGCCTCCTTCCCAAGAAAAGAATGCTTGTCTGAGGCACTTGGTGCTTCAAGCACTGACAATTACCCAGATGAAAGCATTCAGAATACCCCGGAACCAAGTGACAGGATTGGTCAGAGACCTTCTTACTGGTCGAGCAAGGGTGAAATTGATTCTGCAGTCCCTGAGACATTAACGTATAAATTGATGGCCAAACTCTGTGTGATTACTGAAATCCATATTCAACCATTTCAAG TGTACTTTCAGTTTGGTTCCCCCATATATCCAGCAAAGGCTGTAAGATTTTTGATGGGGGATTTGTATTGCTG GTTTGGTGCAAGTATAAGAGATTGGGAGCACATGATCCTCAACACATTACCCGGTGCTAGATGGATTATGGTAAATGACTACGACTACGACGGCGACGGCGAGGACGATGATTTAGATGACCAGTATAACTAA